Proteins encoded by one window of Danaus plexippus chromosome Z, MEX_DaPlex, whole genome shotgun sequence:
- the LOC116777261 gene encoding F-box/WD repeat-containing protein 7, producing the protein MEPSCSHSKCDVYERSKSSYDNVENKTENNARVAEKPSNDCNVRQQIDDLEREDFEEENRMLKHCSSMIVDGEMASSSHYSGNLSSANSSLASSSETISTLSNMMANDFSLPGCSKNDDCEGSNATIKNMIHNRTPFHLLSDQPPKKIDFMQKLLSSNPHKKKVFPKGKLYKGDLMEHSGDHDMCDDLGGPSSRTSSNASSIASSSSDVKEFTVPSTSNAEKLLGLDDSSKRNGASTSKSTSYQYCDVDDDSEDDVNEESWCTCLSSHEDDDDDEDEPEPDERLWRKRRFEPPPPQSAKKFCPDGSMIPGGSSDWSNIQSNIGLTNISQGPPELKQWLNRFQAWSNSEKLQAIDALINRCAASHVRYMMKAIEPLFQRDFISLLPKELALTVLGYLQPKDLLRAAQTCRYWRFLADDNLLWKEQCRRIGLTTLKKMPRSLPRCASPWKAAYMRQSLIQENWLHKPVNNPTVMRGHDDHVITCLQFYGKRILSGSDDTTLKVWSAVNGKCLRTLVGHSGGVWSSQMVGDLVISGSTDRTLRVWNAKTGQCLKVLAGHTSTVRCMHLHQNRVVSGSRDATLRVWSIPDGRCLRVLVGHLAAVRCVQYDGKVVVSGAYDYFVKVWNPDTGECLHTLAGHTNRVYSLQFDGVHVVSGSLDTSIRVWDVESGQLKHTLTGHQSLTSGMELHSNILVSGNADSTVKVWDITTGHCLHTLSGPNKHQSAVTCLQSSNRFVITSSDDGTVKLWDVRTGEFIRNLVELGSGGSGGVVWRIRASATKLICAVGSRNGTEETKLLVLDFDVPGACRKCDD; encoded by the exons ATGGAACCATCATGTTCGCATTCCAAATGTGATGTGTATGAAAGAAGTAAATCCTCATATGATAATGTTGAGAATAAGACTGAAAACAATGCTAGGGTGGCAGAAAAACCAAGTAACGACTGTAATGTAAGACAACAAATAGATGACCTCGAGCGCGAGGATTTTGAAGAAGAAAACAGAATGCTCAAGCACTGTTCCAGTATGATAGTTGATGGTGAAATGGCATCTTCTTCTCACTACTCCGGTAACTTATCCAGTGCAAACTCAAGTCTAGCATCCAGCTCGGAGACAATATCTACCTTATCGAATATGATGGCCAACGACTTCAGCTTGCCCGGCTGCAGTAAGAACGATGACTGTGAAGGCAGCAACGCCACTATAAAAAACATGATCCACAATAGAACACCATTCCACTTATTGAGCGATCAGCCACCTAAGAAAATAGACTTTATGCAGAAGTTATTAAGTAGCAATCCACATAAGAAGAAAGTTTTTCCCAAAGGGAAGCTGTACAAGGGTGATTTGATGGAGCACTCCGGTGACCATGATATGTGTGACGATCTCGGTGGACCGTCGAGTCGGACGAGCTCGAATGCCTCTAGCATCGCCAGTTCCAGCTCCGACGTCAAGGAGTTCACTGTTCCCTCTACGTCCAACGCTGAAAAGCTTTTGGGTCTTGACGACAGCAGCAAGAGGAATGGAGCGAGCACTTCCAAATCTACA AGTTACCAGTATTGCGACGTCGACGATGACTCAGAGGACGACGTCAACGAGGAATCTTGGTGTACGTGCTTATCATCACACGAG gatgATGACGACGACGAAGACGAACCCGAACCGGATGAGAGGCTGTGG CGGAAACGTCGCTTCGAACCGCCTCCACCTCAGTCCGCGAAAAAGTTCTGTCCAGATGGCTCAATGATTCCTGGTGGTAGCAGCGACTGGTCCAACATCCAAAGCAACATAGGCCTAACAAACATCTCCCAAGGACCGCCGGAGTTGAAGCAGTGGTTAAACAG ATTCCAAGCATGGTCGAACAGCGAGAAGCTCCAAGCTATTGACGCTCTGATCAATAGATGCGCCGCTAGCCACGTCCGATACATGATGAAAGCAATAGAACCACTGTTCCAACGGGACTTCATCTCCCTCCTGCCGAAGGAGCTGGCCCTCACCGTCCTGGGCTACTTGCAGCCAAAAGATCTCTTGAGGGCCGCGCAGACTTGCCGCTATTGGAG GTTCCTTGCTGATGATAATCTGCTATGGAAGGAGCAATGTCGTCGCATAGGGTTGACAACTCTGAAGAAAATGCCCAGATCACTGCCACGTTGCGCCAGCCCCTGGAAGGCGGCGTACATGCGCCAGTCGCTGATCCAAGAGAACTGGCTCCACAAGCCAGTCAACAATCCAACTGTGATGAGGGGCCACGATGACCACGTGATCACCTGCCTGCAGTTCTATGGGAAACGCATCCTCAGCGGCAGCGACGACACAACACTCAAAGTCTGGTCAGCTGTTAACGGAAAG TGTCTCCGTACGTTGGTCGGTCACTCCGGTGGGGTGTGGTCCAGTCAGATGGTGGGTGATCTGGTCATCAGCGGTTCAACTGATCGCACTCTCAGAGTTTGGAACGCAAAGACCGGCCAGTGTCTTAAAGTACTGGCCGGTCATACATCCACTGTGCGCTGCATGCATCTACATCAGAATag GGTTGTGTCTGGTTCCCGTGACGCCACACTGCGCGTTTGGTCTATACCGGACGGGAGATGTCTCCGCGTCCTTGTTGGACATTTGGCTGCGGTCAGATGCGTGCAGTATGACGGTAAAGTGGTCGTCTCAGGGGCCTATGATTACTTCGTCAAAGTCTGGAATCCTGATACAGGGGAATGTCTTCATACACTGGCCGGTCACACAAACAGGGTGTATAGCCTTCAG tttGATGGAGTGCACGTGGTAAGCGGTTCCTTGGATACATCTATTCGCGTCTGGGACGTGGAGTCTGGCCAGTTGAAGCACACTCTGACAGGCCATCAGTCTCTGACCTCTGGAATGGAATTGCATTCCAACATCCTGGTATCTGGAAACGCGGATTCCACGGTCAAAGTCTGGGACATCACCACCGGCCATTGTCTCCATACGCTGTCCG GTCCAAACAAGCATCAGTCAGCGGTGACGTGCCTTCAATCCAGCAACCGTTTCGTGATCACGTCGTCCGATGACGGCACCGTGAAGTTGTGGGATGTGCGTACCGGCGAGTTTATACGGAACCTGGTGGAATTGGGCTCCGGCGGCTCCGGCGGAGTGGTCTGGCGCATCCGGGCATCAGCAACCAAGCTCATCTGTGCCGTCGGCTCCCGCAACGGAACCGAGGAGACTAAACTGCTGGTCCTCGACTTCGACGTGCCGGGCGCCTGTAGGAAGTGTGATGACTAG